In one window of Palaemon carinicauda isolate YSFRI2023 chromosome 2, ASM3689809v2, whole genome shotgun sequence DNA:
- the LOC137628744 gene encoding uncharacterized protein produces MASRLFPGSTTAAVSPDLAAPLIEEVRATISVEDETLVPMDMAGLDIDVEPRDEQVSGAELVETLFSPTPSSTSSFLGFDNSKASPRDPSASVRPKVKPLRTYKTSALPVSTSPVPGPSTAPDIHIAPRKTTTPKKSKSTKSKKKPTGDFQVPWADLLPIQLIKGLVRDQVQHHSGAITEIKDMMATLIRAGTQFPPPSAPDASKLPPFDKNNPWRFALHAPFVDGSLTLEGMGTRPLEDLEFYPPGLAFPFNGFVRLKEHALVRMDKVPKETVIFPKEQAQAIWARTLSEWGCINSKLTPHKGSYTIFTTAASISLPLIDKVTELTIQAIKEGSSMPALKETDPTSLLIPGSSAAWDAAASTFTVGKLDPDCASTLFSEKLPRLIESLLKTEFETRTRLARSLQSITSMESLASLYPEETLFRVATRNQLLSYQIDLHDFWSARVSCRKFVLSEATIRHEPNRLIASSCWGKTLFPQTEVDKVLQDAARANQNLQVRWGLSAKKKFEPQRHTFFKKKLRFSPYKAARGTSSPQPSAASTSRQQAPPQQVVYLAAPPGTQPNPSWMPSPAYNPAYEPSGSFRGYQRGSSRGRGQFRQRGGPRARGSRGGRGPKFTPSQ; encoded by the coding sequence atggcctcccgtctcttcccaggctcgactactgctgcagtctctcctgaccttgctgcccctttaattgaagaagtcagggctaccatttccgtggaggacgaaaccctcgtaccgatggacatggctggtctggatatagacgtagaacccagggacgagcaggtaagtggtgccgagttggtggaaacccttttctctcctactccctcttctacctcttcctttctaggttttgataactctaaggcttctcctcgggatccctctgcctccgtacgacccaaggtgaagccacttcgaacttataagacttcagctttgccagtatcaacgtcaccggtccccggaccctcgacagctcctgatattcatattgctcctcgtaaaaccactactcctaagaagtctaagtctaccaaatccaagaaaaaaccaacgggtgactttcaggtaccctgggctgatctcctccccatccaactgatcaaaggattggtcagggatcaagttcaacatcactctggtgcaataacagagattaaggatatgatggctactctgatccgcgccggaactcagttccctcccccttctgccccagacgcatcgaagctgccgcccttcgataaaaacaatccttggcggtttgctttgcatgctccattcgtagatggctccctaactctggagggcatgggcacccgccctctagaggacctggagttctatcccccgggcctagcattcccgttcaatggttttgttcggttaaaggaacatgcattggtccgtatggacaaggtaccgaaggaaacggtcatatttccaaaagagcaggcccaggctatctgggccagaacactatcagagtgggggtgtattaactccaagctcacccctcacaaaggttcctacactatttttacgacagcggcctccatctctttgccgctcatagacaaagtcacagagctgactatacaggccatcaaagaaggctcttccatgccggctctcaaggagacggaccccacctctttgcttattccgggttcctcggcagcctgggatgctgcggcctctaccttcacggtggggaaactagacccggactgtgcctctactcttttctctgagaagcttcccagattaatagagagtcttctcaaaactgagttcgagacccgtactagacttgctaggtccctccaatccatcacctccatggagtcccttgcatctctttacccagaggaaacgctgttcagagtcgccacaaggaaccagctgctatcctaccaaatagatctccatgacttctggtcagctcgggttagttgcaggaagttcgttctgtcggaggccaccatcaggcatgagccgaacagactgatagcttcctcctgctggggtaagaccctcttccctcagaccgaggtggataaggttcttcaggacgcagcgagggcaaaccagaatttgcaggtaaggtggggtctctcagccaaaaagaagttcgaaccccagagacacacgttcttcaagaagaagctgaggtttagtccttacaaagcggcccggggtacctcgtccccacagccttccgcggcctcgacttctcgacaacaggcgcctcctcagcaggtagtctacctcgctgctccccctggtacacagcccaacccctcttggatgccctcacctgcatacaaccctgcctacgaaccctccggttcctttcgtggataccaaagagggagttccagaggtagaggacagttccgccaacgcggcgggcccagagcaaggggttcccgtggagggaggggccctaagttcactccctcccaatga